Proteins from a single region of Starkeya sp. ORNL1:
- the rpsG gene encoding 30S ribosomal protein S7: MSRRHRAERREVTPDPKFGSEVLSRFMNAVMYDGKKSVAETIVYGALDLVENRAKSEPLGVFTQALDNVSPSIEVRSRRVGGATYQVPVEVRPERRQALAIRWLIIAARARNEKTMVERLSGELLDASNNRGTAVKKREDTHRMAEANRAFSHYRW; this comes from the coding sequence ATGTCCCGTCGTCACCGCGCGGAACGCCGCGAAGTCACCCCGGACCCGAAGTTCGGCAGCGAAGTGCTGAGCCGCTTCATGAACGCCGTCATGTATGACGGCAAGAAGTCGGTTGCGGAAACGATCGTCTATGGCGCGCTCGACCTGGTCGAGAATCGCGCCAAGTCCGAGCCGCTCGGCGTGTTCACGCAGGCGCTGGACAATGTGAGCCCCTCCATCGAGGTGCGCTCGCGCCGCGTCGGCGGCGCCACCTACCAGGTGCCGGTCGAAGTTCGCCCGGAGCGCCGTCAGGCGCTGGCCATTCGCTGGCTCATCATTGCGGCCCGTGCCCGCAACGAGAAGACCATGGTCGAGCGCCTGTCCGGCGAGCTGCTGGACGCCTCGAACAATCGCGGTACCGCCGTGAAGAAGCGTGAAGACACCCACCGTATGGCGGAGGCGAACCGCGCCTTCTCTCACTACCGCTGGTGA
- the rpsL gene encoding 30S ribosomal protein S12 codes for MPTINQLIRKPREAQKARNKVPALQASPQKRGVCTRVYTTTPKKPNSALRKVAKVRLTNGYEVIGYIPGEGHNLQEHSVVMIRGGRVKDLPGVRYHILRGVLDTQGVKNRKQRRSKYGAKRPK; via the coding sequence GTGCCGACGATCAACCAGCTAATCCGCAAGCCGCGGGAAGCCCAGAAGGCCCGGAACAAGGTTCCGGCCCTGCAGGCGAGCCCGCAGAAGCGCGGCGTATGCACCCGCGTTTACACCACGACCCCGAAGAAGCCGAACTCGGCGCTTCGTAAGGTGGCCAAGGTCCGTCTGACCAATGGCTACGAGGTCATCGGCTACATCCCCGGTGAGGGTCATAACCTTCAAGAGCACTCCGTGGTGATGATCCGCGGCGGCCGCGTGAAGGACCTTCCGGGCGTGCGTTACCACATTCTGCGCGGTGTGCTTGATACCCAGGGTGTCAAGAACCGTAAGCAGCGCCGTTCGAAGTACGGCGCCAAGCGGCCCAAGTGA
- the rpoC gene encoding DNA-directed RNA polymerase subunit beta' gives MNQEVMNLFNPAAPAPTFDQIKISIASPDKIASWSFGEIKKPETINYRTFKPERDGLFCARIFGPIKDYECLCGKYKRMKYKGIICEKCGVEVTLSRVRRERMGHIELAAPVAHIWFLKSLPSRIGLLLDMTLKDLERILYFEYYCVIEPGLTPLKERQLLSEEDYLRAQEEYGDDSFTALIGAEAIRELLRAMDLEQIAANLRKEIAEATTELKPKKLAKRLKIVEAFQMSGNKPEWMILTHVPVIPPDLRPLVPLDGGRFATSDLNDLYRRVINRNNRLKRLIELKAPDIIIRNEKRMLQEAVDALFDNGRRGRVITGANKRPLKSLADMLKGKQGRFRQNLLGKRVDYSGRSVIVVGPELKLHQCGLPKKMALELFKPFIYSRLDAKGLSATVKQAKKLVEKERPEVWDILDEVIREHPVMLNRAPTLHRLGIQAFEPVLIEGKAIQLHPLVCAAFNADFDGDQMAVHVPLSIEAQLEARVLMMSTNNILHPANGAPIIVPSQDIVLGLYYLSLMRDNEPGEGMALANMGEIDHAIAAKAVTLHTKVRGRYIGVGENGEKVSKIYETTPGRLKLGELLPKNPKITFDVVNRLMTKKEISNMIDTVYRHCGQKETVIFCDRIMSLGFHHAFRAGISFGKDDMVVPAKKWDLVEETRALTKEYEQQYNDGLITQGEKYNKVVDAWGKCTDRIAEEMMKEISAVKKDPETGRTKQINSIYMMSHSGARGSPAQMKQLAGMRGLMAKPSGEIIESPIISNFKEGLSVLEYFNSTHGARKGLADTALKTANSGYLTRRLVDVAQDSIITTVDCGTENGIGMRAIVDAGQIVASLGSRVLGRTAAEDVVEPASGKVIVPSGRMIEEVDVERITKAGIQQIKIRSVLTCEAKNGVCGTCYGRDLARGTPVNMGEAVGVIAAQSIGEPGTQLTMRTFHIGGAAQLADSSFVESNFEGTVRIRNRNAARNSEGELIAMSRNLSVVVVDHDGTERAVHRINFGAKLKVDEGDTIKRGQRIAEWDPYTRPILTEIDGIVGFEDLVEGASMSESVDESTGIAKRVVTDWRTGRGTELRPSIVVKSADGKIAKLPRGGDARYTLPVDAILSVDPGSTTKAGDALARVPMESAKTRDITGGLPRVAELFEARRPKDAAIIAEIAGTIRFGKDYKNKRRVTIEPQDSTDDPVEYLIPKGKHIHLQDGDLVEKGDFIVDGNPAPHDILAIKGVEELAAYLVNEIQEVYRLQGVLINDKHIEVIVRQMLQKVEIDDAGDTELLTNEQIDVSELDEINAQMALEGKKPASGHPVLLGITKASLQTRSFISAASFQETTRVLTEAAVNGKSDDLGGLKENVIVGRLIPAGTGAQMSKLRVTATSRDELILAQNEQDAGAAEAIEGPAAAE, from the coding sequence ATGAATCAAGAGGTGATGAATCTCTTCAATCCGGCAGCTCCGGCGCCCACGTTCGATCAGATCAAGATCTCGATCGCGAGCCCGGATAAGATCGCGTCGTGGTCGTTCGGCGAGATCAAGAAGCCGGAAACCATCAACTACCGGACCTTCAAGCCGGAACGTGATGGCCTGTTCTGCGCGCGCATCTTCGGCCCGATCAAGGACTACGAGTGCTTGTGCGGCAAGTACAAGCGCATGAAGTACAAGGGCATCATCTGCGAGAAGTGCGGCGTCGAGGTCACCCTCTCGCGCGTACGCCGCGAGCGCATGGGCCATATCGAGCTCGCCGCTCCGGTTGCGCACATCTGGTTCCTGAAGTCACTGCCGAGCCGCATTGGCCTCTTGCTCGACATGACGCTCAAGGACCTCGAGCGCATCCTGTACTTCGAATATTACTGCGTCATCGAGCCGGGCCTCACCCCGCTGAAGGAGCGTCAGCTCCTCTCGGAGGAGGACTATCTGCGTGCGCAGGAAGAGTATGGCGACGATTCGTTCACCGCGCTGATCGGCGCGGAGGCGATCCGCGAACTGCTGCGCGCCATGGATCTCGAGCAGATCGCGGCGAACCTGCGCAAGGAGATCGCCGAGGCCACCACCGAGCTGAAGCCGAAGAAGCTCGCCAAGCGCCTGAAGATCGTCGAGGCGTTCCAGATGTCCGGCAACAAGCCGGAATGGATGATCCTGACGCATGTGCCCGTCATCCCGCCGGACCTGCGTCCGCTGGTCCCGCTCGATGGCGGCCGCTTCGCGACCTCCGACCTCAACGACCTGTACCGTCGCGTCATCAACCGCAACAACCGCCTGAAGCGGCTGATCGAGCTGAAGGCGCCGGACATCATCATCCGCAACGAGAAGCGCATGCTTCAGGAAGCGGTCGATGCGCTGTTCGACAATGGCCGTCGCGGCCGCGTCATCACGGGTGCCAACAAGCGCCCGCTGAAGTCGCTCGCCGATATGCTGAAGGGCAAGCAGGGCCGGTTCCGCCAGAACCTGCTCGGCAAGCGCGTCGACTATTCCGGTCGTTCGGTGATCGTGGTCGGTCCCGAGCTGAAGCTGCACCAGTGCGGCCTGCCGAAGAAGATGGCGCTGGAGCTGTTCAAGCCGTTCATCTATTCGCGCCTCGACGCCAAGGGCCTGTCCGCCACCGTGAAGCAGGCGAAGAAGCTCGTCGAGAAGGAGCGTCCCGAGGTTTGGGACATCCTCGACGAGGTGATCCGCGAGCATCCGGTGATGCTGAACCGCGCCCCGACGCTGCATCGCCTGGGCATCCAGGCGTTCGAGCCGGTGCTGATCGAAGGCAAGGCGATCCAGCTTCACCCGCTGGTCTGCGCCGCCTTCAACGCGGACTTCGACGGCGACCAGATGGCGGTGCACGTCCCGCTGTCCATCGAGGCGCAGCTTGAAGCCCGCGTGCTGATGATGTCGACCAACAACATCCTGCACCCGGCAAACGGCGCGCCGATCATCGTGCCGTCGCAGGACATCGTGCTCGGCCTCTATTATCTCTCCCTGATGCGCGACAACGAGCCCGGCGAGGGCATGGCGCTCGCGAACATGGGCGAGATCGACCACGCGATCGCCGCCAAGGCGGTCACGCTGCACACCAAGGTGCGCGGCCGCTATATCGGTGTGGGCGAAAACGGTGAGAAGGTTTCGAAGATCTACGAGACCACGCCTGGCCGCCTCAAGCTCGGTGAGCTGCTGCCGAAGAACCCGAAGATCACCTTCGACGTCGTCAACCGTTTGATGACGAAGAAGGAAATCTCCAACATGATCGACACCGTCTACCGCCACTGCGGTCAGAAGGAGACGGTCATCTTCTGCGACCGCATCATGTCGCTCGGCTTCCACCACGCCTTCCGCGCCGGCATCTCGTTCGGCAAGGACGACATGGTGGTCCCGGCCAAGAAGTGGGATCTGGTCGAGGAGACGCGTGCGCTCACCAAGGAATACGAGCAGCAGTACAATGACGGCCTGATTACCCAGGGCGAGAAGTACAACAAGGTCGTCGATGCGTGGGGCAAGTGCACCGACCGCATCGCCGAGGAGATGATGAAGGAAATCTCCGCGGTCAAGAAGGACCCGGAGACCGGCCGGACCAAGCAGATCAACTCGATCTACATGATGTCCCACTCCGGGGCGCGCGGTTCGCCGGCGCAGATGAAGCAGCTTGCCGGCATGCGCGGCCTCATGGCCAAGCCGTCGGGCGAGATCATCGAGAGCCCGATCATCTCGAACTTCAAGGAAGGCCTGTCCGTCCTTGAGTACTTCAACTCGACCCACGGCGCCCGCAAGGGTCTCGCCGACACCGCGCTGAAGACCGCGAACTCCGGCTACCTGACCCGTCGTCTCGTCGACGTGGCGCAGGACAGCATCATCACGACCGTCGACTGCGGTACCGAGAATGGTATCGGCATGCGCGCGATCGTCGATGCCGGCCAGATCGTGGCTTCGCTCGGCTCGCGCGTCCTCGGCCGCACTGCGGCGGAAGACGTGGTCGAGCCGGCGTCCGGCAAGGTCATCGTGCCGTCGGGCCGCATGATCGAGGAAGTCGACGTCGAGCGCATCACCAAGGCCGGCATCCAGCAGATCAAGATCCGCTCGGTGCTGACCTGCGAGGCCAAGAACGGCGTCTGCGGCACCTGCTACGGTCGCGACCTGGCACGTGGCACGCCCGTCAATATGGGCGAGGCCGTCGGCGTCATCGCGGCGCAGTCGATCGGCGAGCCGGGCACCCAGCTCACCATGCGCACCTTCCACATCGGTGGTGCGGCGCAGCTGGCTGACTCGTCGTTCGTCGAGTCGAACTTCGAAGGCACCGTCCGCATCCGCAACCGCAACGCGGCGCGGAACTCGGAAGGCGAACTGATCGCGATGAGCCGCAACCTCTCCGTCGTGGTCGTCGACCATGACGGCACCGAGCGCGCGGTCCACCGCATCAATTTCGGCGCCAAGCTGAAGGTCGATGAAGGCGACACCATCAAGCGCGGCCAGCGCATCGCCGAGTGGGATCCCTATACCCGCCCGATCCTCACCGAGATCGACGGCATCGTCGGCTTCGAGGACCTGGTGGAAGGGGCGTCCATGAGCGAGTCGGTCGACGAATCGACCGGCATCGCCAAGCGCGTCGTTACCGACTGGCGTACCGGCCGCGGCACCGAGCTGCGTCCGTCTATCGTCGTCAAGTCGGCCGACGGCAAGATTGCGAAGCTGCCGCGCGGCGGCGACGCCCGCTACACGCTGCCCGTGGACGCGATCCTCTCGGTCGATCCCGGCTCCACCACCAAGGCGGGTGACGCTTTGGCGCGCGTGCCGATGGAAAGCGCCAAGACCCGCGACATCACCGGCGGTCTGCCGCGGGTGGCGGAGCTGTTCGAGGCGCGCAGGCCGAAGGATGCGGCGATCATCGCCGAGATCGCCGGCACCATCCGCTTCGGCAAGGACTACAAGAACAAGCGCCGCGTCACCATCGAGCCCCAGGACTCGACGGACGATCCGGTCGAGTACCTGATCCCGAAGGGCAAGCACATCCATCTGCAGGATGGCGACCTCGTCGAGAAGGGCGACTTCATCGTCGACGGCAACCCGGCGCCGCACGACATCCTGGCCATCAAGGGCGTCGAGGAACTCGCCGCCTATCTCGTCAACGAGATCCAGGAGGTCTACCGGCTGCAGGGCGTGCTCATCAACGACAAGCACATCGAGGTGATCGTCCGCCAGATGCTGCAGAAGGTCGAGATCGACGACGCCGGCGACACCGAGCTGCTCACCAACGAGCAGATCGACGTCTCCGAGCTCGACGAGATCAACGCCCAGATGGCGCTGGAGGGCAAGAAGCCCGCCTCCGGTCATCCGGTCCTGCTCGGCATCACCAAGGCGTCGCTGCAGACGCGCTCCTTCATCTCCGCCGCCTCCTTCCAGGAGACGACGCGAGTGCTCACGGAAGCTGCGGTCAACGGCAAGTCCGATGATCTTGGCGGCCTGAAGGAGAACGTCATCGTCGGCCGGCTGATCCCGGCCGGCACCGGCGCCCAGATGTCGAAGCTGCGGGTGACCGCGACCTCGCGCGACGAGCTGATCCTCGCTCAGAACGAGCAGGATGCCGGCGCCGCCGAGGCCATCGAAGGCCCCGCCGCCGCGGAGTGA
- the rpoB gene encoding DNA-directed RNA polymerase subunit beta yields the protein MAQTFTGRKRVRKFFGKIQEVAEMPNLIEVQKASYDQFLQIQEPKGGRDDDGIQAVFKSVFPISDFSGAAMLEFVRYEFEPPKYDVDECRQRGMTFAAPLKVTLRLIVFDVDPDTGAKSVKDIKEQDVYMGDIPLMTMNGTFIVNGTERVIVSQMHRSPGVFFDHDKGKTHSSGKLLFAARIIPYRGSWLDIEFDAKDIVYARIDRRRKIPTTSLLFALGLDGEEILNTFYNTITFSRAKDGWRMPFDPKRMKGYKAVADLIDADTGEVVVEAGKKVTVRQARQLAEKGLKALKISDDEMVGQYIAEDLVNPTSGEIYVEAGDEITEKMLKQLVELGYDEVPVLDIDHINVGAYIRNTLAVDKNMTREDALFDIYRVMRPGEPPTLDSAQAMFHSLFFDSERYDLSAVGRVKMNMRLDLDAPDTMRVLRREDILAVIKTLVELRDGKGEIDDIDHLGNRRVRSVGELMENQYRVGLLRMERAIKERMSSVDVDTVMPQDLINAKPVAAAVREFFGSSQLSQFMDQTNPLSEITHKRRLSALGPGGLTRERAGFEVRDVHPTHYGRICPIETPEGPNIGLINSLATFARVNKYGFIETPYRRVRDAQVQDEVVYLSAMEEGKYYVAQANIPLDGEGRFVEDLVVCRHAGDVLLVSPDRVDFMDVSPKQLVSVAAALIPFLENDDANRALMGSNMQRQAVPLVRADAPFVGTGMESVVARDSGAAIAARRTGVIDQVDATRIVIRATEENDASKSGVDIYRLQKFQRSNQSTCINQRPLVRVGDRVKKGDIIADGPSTDLGDLALGRNILVAFMPWNGYNFEDSILLSENISKGDIFTSIHIEEFEVMARDTKLGPEEITRDIPNVSEEALKNLDEAGIVYIGAEVQAGDILCGKITPKGESPMTPEEKLLRAIFGEKAADVRDTSLRVPPGVTGTVVEVRVFNRHGVDKDERAQAIEREEIERLAKDRDDEQAILDRNVFGRLAEMLDGKVGVAGPKGFKKETAVSRSLLAEYPRSQWWQFAVADDQLMGELEAMRNQYDESKKRLEQRFLDKVEKLQRGDELPPGVMKMVKVFIAVKRKIQPGDKMAGRHGNKGVVSRIVPVEDMPFLEDGTPVDMVLNPLGVPSRMNVGQILETHLGWACAGLGRVIDRAVEAYKLAHDVKPLKEAFTKVYGKDETIDSLDEEGLVELGSNLRRGVPIATPVFDGAREADIEHMLELAGLDKSAQSTLFDGRTGEVFDRKVTVGYIYMLKLHHLVDDKIHARSIGPYSLVTQQPLGGKAQFGGQRFGEMEVWALEAYGAAYTLQEMLTVKSDDVAGRTKVYEAIVRGDDTFEAGIPESFNVLVKEMRSLGLNVELMNSKTKSVVPGAGESLPAAE from the coding sequence ATGGCGCAGACGTTCACCGGTCGTAAGCGGGTCCGCAAGTTCTTCGGCAAGATCCAGGAAGTGGCTGAGATGCCGAACCTCATCGAGGTTCAGAAGGCATCCTATGACCAGTTCCTGCAGATCCAGGAGCCGAAGGGCGGGCGCGACGACGACGGCATTCAGGCGGTTTTCAAGTCCGTATTCCCGATTTCCGACTTTTCGGGCGCGGCCATGCTGGAATTCGTACGCTACGAATTCGAGCCGCCAAAATATGACGTCGACGAGTGCCGCCAGCGCGGCATGACATTCGCGGCTCCGCTCAAGGTGACGCTGCGTCTCATCGTGTTCGATGTCGACCCGGATACCGGCGCCAAGTCCGTCAAGGACATCAAGGAGCAGGATGTCTATATGGGCGACATCCCGCTGATGACGATGAACGGTACCTTCATCGTCAACGGCACCGAGCGCGTCATCGTCTCCCAGATGCACCGCTCGCCGGGCGTGTTCTTCGATCACGACAAGGGCAAGACGCACTCCAGCGGCAAGCTGCTGTTCGCCGCCCGCATCATCCCGTATCGCGGTTCCTGGCTCGACATCGAGTTCGACGCCAAGGACATCGTCTATGCGCGCATCGACCGCCGTCGCAAGATCCCGACGACATCGCTGCTGTTCGCGCTCGGGCTGGACGGCGAGGAGATCCTCAACACCTTCTACAACACCATCACCTTCTCCCGCGCGAAGGACGGCTGGCGCATGCCGTTCGATCCCAAGCGCATGAAGGGCTACAAGGCGGTCGCCGACCTGATCGACGCCGACACCGGCGAAGTCGTGGTCGAGGCCGGCAAGAAGGTGACCGTCCGCCAGGCGCGCCAGCTCGCCGAGAAGGGCCTCAAGGCCCTGAAGATCTCGGACGACGAGATGGTCGGCCAGTACATCGCCGAGGATCTGGTCAACCCGACCTCGGGTGAGATCTATGTCGAGGCCGGTGACGAGATCACCGAGAAGATGCTGAAGCAGCTCGTCGAGCTTGGCTATGACGAGGTGCCGGTACTCGACATCGACCACATCAATGTCGGCGCCTATATCCGCAACACCCTCGCGGTCGACAAGAACATGACGCGCGAGGACGCGCTGTTCGACATCTACCGCGTGATGCGTCCCGGCGAGCCGCCGACGCTGGATTCCGCGCAGGCGATGTTCCACTCGCTGTTCTTCGATTCCGAGCGCTACGACCTCTCCGCGGTCGGCCGCGTGAAGATGAACATGCGCCTCGACCTCGATGCGCCGGACACCATGCGCGTGCTGCGCCGCGAGGACATACTCGCGGTCATCAAGACGCTGGTCGAACTGCGCGACGGCAAGGGCGAGATCGACGACATCGATCATCTCGGCAACCGGCGCGTGCGCTCGGTCGGCGAGCTGATGGAGAACCAGTACCGCGTCGGCCTGCTGCGCATGGAACGCGCCATCAAGGAGCGCATGAGCTCCGTCGATGTCGACACCGTGATGCCGCAGGACCTGATCAACGCCAAGCCGGTGGCTGCGGCGGTACGCGAGTTCTTCGGCTCGTCGCAGCTCTCGCAGTTCATGGACCAGACCAACCCGCTCTCGGAGATCACCCACAAGCGCCGTCTCTCGGCGCTTGGCCCGGGCGGTCTGACCCGTGAGCGTGCCGGCTTCGAGGTGCGCGACGTGCACCCGACGCACTATGGCCGCATCTGCCCGATCGAGACGCCGGAAGGCCCGAACATCGGCCTGATCAACTCGCTCGCGACCTTCGCCCGCGTGAACAAGTACGGCTTCATCGAGACGCCGTACCGCCGCGTGCGCGACGCCCAGGTGCAGGACGAGGTGGTCTATCTCTCCGCCATGGAGGAGGGGAAGTACTACGTCGCCCAGGCCAACATCCCGCTCGACGGCGAAGGCCGCTTCGTCGAAGACCTGGTGGTGTGCCGCCATGCCGGCGACGTGCTGCTGGTGAGCCCGGACCGCGTCGACTTCATGGACGTCTCGCCGAAGCAGCTGGTTTCGGTCGCGGCGGCGCTCATCCCGTTCCTCGAGAACGACGACGCCAACCGCGCGCTGATGGGCTCGAACATGCAGCGCCAGGCGGTGCCGCTGGTTCGCGCCGACGCGCCCTTCGTCGGTACCGGCATGGAGAGCGTGGTCGCCCGTGACTCGGGCGCTGCCATCGCCGCCCGCCGCACCGGCGTGATCGACCAGGTGGACGCGACGCGTATCGTTATCCGCGCCACGGAAGAGAACGACGCCTCCAAGTCCGGCGTCGACATCTACCGCCTGCAGAAGTTCCAGCGCTCCAACCAGTCGACCTGCATCAACCAGCGTCCGCTGGTGCGTGTCGGCGACCGGGTGAAGAAGGGCGACATCATCGCCGACGGTCCCTCGACCGATCTCGGCGACCTGGCGCTCGGCCGGAACATCCTCGTCGCCTTCATGCCGTGGAACGGCTACAATTTCGAGGACTCCATCCTGCTCTCCGAGAACATCTCGAAGGGCGACATCTTTACCTCGATCCACATCGAGGAATTCGAGGTGATGGCCCGCGACACCAAGCTCGGGCCGGAGGAGATCACGCGCGACATTCCGAACGTGTCGGAAGAGGCGCTGAAGAACCTCGACGAAGCCGGCATCGTCTATATCGGCGCCGAAGTTCAGGCGGGCGACATCCTCTGCGGCAAGATCACGCCGAAGGGCGAGAGCCCGATGACGCCGGAAGAGAAGCTGCTGCGCGCCATCTTCGGCGAGAAGGCAGCTGACGTCCGCGACACCTCGCTGCGCGTCCCGCCGGGTGTCACCGGCACCGTCGTCGAGGTGCGCGTGTTCAACCGCCACGGCGTCGACAAGGACGAGCGCGCCCAGGCGATCGAGCGCGAAGAGATCGAGCGGCTCGCCAAGGACCGTGACGACGAGCAGGCCATCCTCGACCGCAACGTCTTCGGGCGCCTTGCGGAGATGCTGGACGGCAAGGTCGGCGTCGCCGGTCCGAAGGGCTTCAAGAAGGAGACGGCAGTCAGCCGCTCGCTGCTCGCGGAATATCCGCGCAGCCAGTGGTGGCAGTTCGCGGTCGCCGACGACCAGCTCATGGGCGAGCTGGAAGCCATGCGCAACCAGTACGACGAATCGAAGAAGCGGCTCGAGCAGCGCTTCCTCGACAAGGTCGAGAAGCTGCAGCGCGGCGACGAGCTGCCTCCGGGCGTGATGAAGATGGTCAAGGTCTTCATCGCCGTGAAGCGCAAGATCCAGCCGGGCGACAAGATGGCCGGCCGGCACGGCAACAAGGGCGTGGTCTCGCGCATCGTCCCGGTCGAGGACATGCCGTTCCTTGAGGACGGCACCCCGGTCGACATGGTGCTCAACCCGCTCGGCGTGCCGAGCCGCATGAATGTCGGGCAGATCCTCGAGACCCATCTCGGCTGGGCCTGCGCCGGCCTCGGCCGGGTGATCGATCGTGCGGTCGAAGCCTACAAGCTGGCGCACGACGTCAAGCCGCTGAAGGAGGCCTTCACCAAGGTCTATGGCAAGGACGAGACCATCGACTCGCTCGACGAGGAGGGCCTGGTCGAACTGGGTTCGAACCTGCGCCGCGGCGTGCCGATCGCCACTCCGGTGTTCGATGGCGCCCGCGAGGCGGACATCGAGCACATGCTGGAGCTGGCCGGCCTCGACAAGTCGGCGCAGTCGACGCTGTTCGACGGCCGTACCGGCGAGGTGTTCGATCGCAAAGTGACGGTGGGCTACATATATATGCTGAAGCTCCACCATCTGGTCGACGACAAGATCCATGCCCGCTCCATCGGGCCGTACTCGCTCGTCACCCAGCAGCCGCTGGGCGGAAAGGCGCAGTTCGGCGGCCAGCGCTTCGGCGAAATGGAGGTCTGGGCGCTGGAAGCTTACGGCGCGGCCTACACCTTGCAGGAGATGCTCACGGTGAAGTCGGACGACGTGGCCGGTCGCACCAAGGTCTATGAGGCGATCGTGCGCGGCGACGATACCTTCGAGGCGGGTATCCCTGAGAGCTTCAACGTGCTCGTCAAGGAAATGCGCTCGCTGGGTCTCAACGTCGAGTTGATGAACTCCAAGACCAAGTCGGTCGTGCCGGGCGCGGGCGAGAGCCTGCCGGCGGCCGAGTGA
- the rplL gene encoding 50S ribosomal protein L7/L12 gives MADLSKLVDELSNLTVLEAAELAKLLEEKWGVSAAAAVAVAAAPGAAAAAPVEEQTEFTVVLAAAGDKKIEVIKEVRAITGLGLKEAKDLVEAAPKAVKEGVSKEEAEKIKAQIEKAGAKVELK, from the coding sequence ATGGCTGATCTGTCGAAGCTCGTCGACGAGCTTTCCAACCTGACCGTCCTCGAGGCTGCCGAGCTCGCGAAGCTCCTCGAAGAGAAGTGGGGCGTCTCCGCTGCGGCCGCCGTGGCCGTCGCCGCCGCTCCGGGTGCTGCCGCCGCCGCTCCGGTGGAAGAGCAGACCGAGTTCACCGTCGTCCTTGCCGCCGCCGGCGACAAGAAGATCGAGGTCATCAAGGAAGTCCGTGCCATCACGGGCCTCGGCCTCAAGGAAGCCAAGGACCTCGTCGAAGCGGCCCCCAAGGCCGTCAAGGAAGGCGTGTCCAAGGAAGAAGCCGAGAAGATCAAGGCGCAGATCGAAAAGGCCGGCGCCAAGGTCGAGCTTAAGTGA
- the rplJ gene encoding 50S ribosomal protein L10 yields the protein MDRAQKEELVASLSEVFKSTSVVVVAHYSGITVAQMSKLRQQMKASGATVKVAKNRLAKIALEGSDVAHVGSLLKGPTIIAYSSDPVAAPKVAVDFAKTNDKFVILGGAFGKTALNPDGVKALATMPSLDELRAKLIGLINAPATKIAQVVNAPAAKLARVFGAYGRENEAA from the coding sequence GTGGATCGAGCGCAAAAAGAAGAGCTCGTCGCGTCGCTTTCCGAAGTGTTCAAGAGCACTTCGGTTGTCGTCGTGGCCCACTATTCCGGTATCACCGTCGCTCAGATGTCCAAGCTGCGTCAGCAGATGAAGGCGAGCGGCGCGACCGTGAAAGTGGCTAAGAACCGCCTCGCGAAGATCGCTCTCGAAGGATCGGACGTCGCACATGTCGGCTCCCTGCTGAAGGGCCCGACCATCATCGCTTATTCGAGCGATCCTGTTGCGGCGCCGAAGGTTGCCGTCGACTTCGCCAAGACCAATGACAAGTTCGTCATCCTTGGCGGGGCATTCGGCAAGACCGCCCTCAACCCCGACGGTGTCAAGGCCCTGGCCACGATGCCGTCTCTGGACGAACTGCGCGCCAAGCTGATTGGGCTCATCAACGCCCCGGCTACCAAGATCGCACAGGTCGTCAACGCGCCGGCGGCGAAGCTCGCCCGCGTGTTCGGGGCTTACGGCCGCGAGAACGAAGCCGCGTGA
- the rplA gene encoding 50S ribosomal protein L1 — translation MANIAKRVRATREGVDRLKLYGLDEALGMIKERATAKFDETIEVAINLGVDPRHADQMVRGVCNLPNGSGRTVRVAVFARGAKADEAKAAGADIVGAEDLLEIVQGGTIEFDRCIATPDLMPLVGRLGKVLGPRGLMPNPKVGTVTMDVKGAVEAAKGGAVEFRVEKAGIIHAGIGKASFPVDKLAQNIRAFADAVVRAKPTGAKGTYVQRIAVSSTMGPGVKVEPATVLTAGAGA, via the coding sequence ATGGCAAACATTGCAAAGCGTGTCCGTGCTACCCGTGAAGGCGTCGATCGCCTGAAGCTCTATGGCCTCGACGAGGCTCTGGGCATGATCAAGGAGCGGGCCACCGCCAAGTTCGACGAGACCATCGAGGTCGCGATCAATCTCGGCGTCGATCCCCGCCATGCCGACCAGATGGTCCGCGGCGTGTGCAACCTGCCGAACGGCTCCGGCCGTACCGTGCGCGTTGCCGTGTTCGCGCGCGGCGCCAAGGCCGACGAGGCCAAGGCGGCCGGTGCCGACATCGTCGGCGCCGAGGACCTCCTGGAGATCGTCCAGGGCGGCACCATCGAGTTCGATCGCTGCATCGCCACGCCGGACCTGATGCCGCTGGTCGGCCGTCTCGGCAAGGTGCTCGGCCCGCGCGGCCTGATGCCGAACCCGAAGGTCGGCACCGTGACCATGGACGTGAAGGGCGCGGTGGAAGCTGCCAAGGGCGGCGCCGTCGAGTTCCGCGTCGAGAAGGCCGGCATCATCCACGCCGGCATCGGCAAGGCCTCGTTCCCGGTCGACAAGCTGGCCCAGAACATCCGCGCCTTCGCCGACGCGGTGGTCCGCGCCAAGCCGACCGGCGCCAAGGGCACCTATGTCCAGCGCATCGCGGTGTCCTCGACCATGGGCCCGGGCGTGAAGGTCGAGCCGGCCACGGTGCTCACCGCGGGTGCCGGCGCCTGA